A window of Hippoglossus stenolepis isolate QCI-W04-F060 chromosome 18, HSTE1.2, whole genome shotgun sequence contains these coding sequences:
- the LOC124855062 gene encoding uncharacterized protein LOC124855062 has product MSDAVSGSFEMRTKDLHDNHVQEIQNNDNGDSCGVKRSCVLSDHLSYFHPVTGFPPDILHDLFEGVVPVELAHCLKGLITKKYFTLEELNRAILSFPFQHSDKVDRPHPIPQNFAKRGTVGGNGHENHTLIRLLPILIGSRVPEGDKFWEVLMDLKDIVELAMSHNFSDDTIQYLACKISDHRQLLQEVLPSLRLRPKHHYIEHYPHLIKCFGPLVHLWTMRFEGKHKVFKKVIHDTHNYKNVLKTLAERHQNMMAFYLASPRFFKPQVQTSKVESIYVESLPTDTHALISSITDSSSVYGTKQVTIEGTTFVASMFVCTGTHAALPEFKEIRNILLIRNNIFFLLKDYETWYIEHLRSYELTDHKSMEGHTVKSVCQLTDQMPQVAYKVSGKLILTTKHFIPVSE; this is encoded by the coding sequence ATGTCAGATGCAGTCTCTGGTAGTTTTGAGATGAGAACCAAAGATCTGCATGATAACCATGTTCAAGAAATACAGAACAATGACAATGGAGACAGTTGCGGTGTAAAACGCAGTTGTGTTCTCTCTGACCATCTCTCTTATTTCCATCCTGTCACTGGATTTCCACCTGACATCCTACATGACCTGTTTGAGGGTGTGGTTCCTGTGGAGTTGGCACATTGTTTGAAAGGTTTGATCACAAAAAAATACTTCACTTTGGAAGAGTTGAATAGGGCAATACTGTCCTTTCCCTTCCAACATTCTGACAAGGTTGACCGCCCTCACCCGATTCCTCAAAATTTTGCTAAGAGAGGAACAGTTGGGGGGAATGGGCATGAGAATCACACTCTGATTCGATTGCTTCCTATTCTCATTGGCTCCAGAGTCCCAGAAGGGGACAAATTCTGGGAAGTGCTAATGGACTTAAAAGATATTGTTGAGCTTGCTATGTCTCATAATTTCAGTGATGATACTATTCAGTACTTGGCGTGTAAGATTTCAGATCACAGGCAGCTGCTTCAGGAAGTCCTTCCTAGCTTACGATTACGCCCAAAGCATCATTACATAGAGCATTATCCTCATCTCATTAAGTGCTTTGGTCCTCTGGTGCATCTCtggacaatgagatttgagggGAAGCACAAAGTTTTCAAGAAAGTTATTCATGACACTCATAACtacaaaaatgtgttgaaaactTTGGCAGAGAGACACCAAAACATGATGGCATTCTATTTGGCATCTCCAAGGTTTTTCAAGCCACAAGTACAAACTTCAAAAGTGGAGTCTATCTATGTTGAGTCACTGCCTACTGATACACATGCATTAATATCGAGcatcacagacagcagcagtgtatACGGCACAAAACAGGTAACCATTGAAGGCACAACTTTTGTGGCGagcatgtttgtttgcactGGGACACATGCCGCATTGCCTGAGTTTAAAGAGATCAGAAACATATTACTAATCAGAAATAACATCTTCTTTCTTCTGAAAGACTATGAGACCTGGTATATTGAACATTTACGGTCCTATGAGCTAACAGATCATAAAAGCATGGAGGGCcatacagtgaaatctgtgtGTCAGCTAACTGATCAAATGCCACAGGTTGCCTACAAAGTTTCAGGCAAGCTTATTCTGACAACTAAACATTTCATTCCAGTGTCTGAGTAA